The Prevotella melaninogenica ATCC 25845 genome includes a window with the following:
- a CDS encoding helix-turn-helix domain-containing protein yields the protein MPYIDYKTEDTWQKRLFDKLISVEDKLDRLLVLQDQSVDTTVHPPLKPEYLDIIDVSKILKVEQKTIYNWVWAGKIPYLKANGRLLFLREEIDEMVRKRDGW from the coding sequence ATGCCGTACATAGATTATAAAACCGAAGACACTTGGCAAAAACGCCTGTTCGACAAGCTGATAAGCGTCGAGGATAAACTCGACCGCCTGCTTGTCCTGCAGGATCAATCTGTTGACACGACCGTCCATCCTCCCTTGAAACCCGAATACTTGGATATCATTGATGTATCCAAGATACTCAAAGTGGAGCAAAAGACCATCTACAACTGGGTTTGGGCAGGAAAAATTCCCTATCTTAAAGCCAATGGCAGGTTGCTTTTCCTTCGGGAAGAGATAGATGAAATGGTACGGAAGCGAGATGGTTGGTAA
- a CDS encoding bifunctional DNA primase/helicase: protein MIEKEQILLLTQGGLNVFSHFLGFEVNLHRNFRSPFYDDRRASCHIYYDRKTFSYKFYDHGDTTYSEDCFWFVATLRNLNLKTSFPEVLETIVQELGLYSLCNGGKHSSHITSTYKKTIVPTPKADITKCTEEHPYSFEIQPFDDGLLNYWAHYGIHEDTLRRFRVRSLKRYESVSAEGRKFELYSSPTEPMFAYIGNGYVKIYRPHSPKIRFLYGGRMPATYCFGMEQIPAKGDMLFITGGEKDVLSLYAHGFNAICFNSETAQIPTSIIESLQLRFRHIILLYDADETGVREAHKQSEHLVEYKVLNLSLPLSGTKSEKDISDFFALGNGAKELKELLAKMFSDLYSQTMMMLRSCEIDYENPPDISKSVVAVNGVPLGTQDNLFCITGGEGTGKSNYVGAILAGALGEKRLPIEKTLGLEITPNPKGLAVLHYDTEQSEAQLHKNLGKTLRRASLTAVPEFCHSLYLASLSRKDRLNLIRESMDLFHHRHGGIHLVVIDGIADLIRSANDETESIAIVDELYRLAGIYNTCIICVLHFVPNGIKLRGHIGSELQRKAAGILSIEKDDNPEYSVVKALKVRDGSPLDVPMMLFGWDKAEDMHVYRGEKSKEDKEKRKTEELIAVVKEAFRNSFKLTYQELCEVLMREMEIKDRTAKKYIAYMKEQRILAQDTNGNYQKGELCRT from the coding sequence ATGATAGAAAAGGAACAGATTCTTTTACTTACACAAGGAGGTTTGAATGTGTTTTCCCATTTCCTTGGCTTTGAGGTGAACCTTCATCGCAACTTCCGCAGTCCATTCTATGACGACAGGCGGGCTTCCTGCCATATCTACTACGACAGGAAAACTTTCTCTTACAAATTCTATGATCATGGAGATACCACCTATTCTGAGGATTGCTTCTGGTTTGTGGCAACCCTCCGTAATTTGAACCTGAAAACAAGTTTTCCCGAAGTATTGGAAACGATTGTACAAGAACTTGGATTGTATTCTTTATGTAATGGTGGAAAGCATAGCAGCCATATCACGTCAACATATAAAAAAACTATTGTTCCCACTCCTAAGGCTGATATAACCAAGTGTACGGAAGAACATCCATATAGTTTTGAGATACAGCCATTTGACGATGGTCTGCTGAACTATTGGGCACATTATGGCATCCATGAGGATACACTCCGTCGCTTTCGTGTACGGAGTCTTAAACGCTATGAAAGTGTATCTGCTGAAGGCAGGAAGTTTGAACTTTATAGCTCACCTACGGAACCTATGTTTGCCTATATCGGAAACGGCTATGTAAAGATATACCGACCTCACAGTCCAAAAATCCGCTTTCTTTATGGTGGACGGATGCCTGCCACGTATTGCTTCGGAATGGAGCAGATTCCTGCCAAAGGAGATATGCTTTTCATTACAGGTGGAGAAAAGGATGTACTCTCATTGTATGCACACGGCTTCAATGCGATTTGCTTCAACAGTGAAACGGCACAGATACCGACAAGTATCATTGAGAGCCTTCAGCTTCGTTTTAGGCATATAATACTCTTATATGATGCGGATGAAACAGGTGTACGGGAGGCACATAAACAGTCTGAACATCTGGTGGAATACAAGGTCTTGAACCTTTCACTTCCGCTAAGTGGTACGAAGTCTGAAAAAGACATTTCTGATTTCTTTGCCTTAGGCAACGGGGCAAAGGAACTGAAAGAGCTGCTTGCCAAGATGTTCTCAGATCTATATAGCCAAACCATGATGATGTTACGTTCCTGTGAGATTGATTATGAGAATCCACCGGACATTTCCAAATCAGTAGTAGCAGTAAACGGTGTGCCACTCGGCACACAGGATAACCTGTTCTGCATTACTGGAGGTGAGGGGACAGGCAAGAGCAACTATGTGGGTGCCATCCTTGCCGGAGCGTTGGGAGAAAAACGATTGCCGATAGAGAAGACCCTGGGATTAGAGATTACCCCCAATCCCAAAGGCTTGGCGGTCCTACACTATGACACGGAACAGTCCGAGGCACAGTTGCACAAGAACTTGGGTAAGACACTGCGTAGGGCTTCTTTGACGGCAGTACCGGAGTTTTGCCATTCTCTGTACCTTGCCTCTCTGTCTCGTAAGGACAGACTGAACCTTATCCGTGAGAGTATGGACTTGTTCCATCACAGGCATGGAGGCATCCACCTTGTGGTGATTGACGGAATAGCCGACTTAATACGTTCTGCCAACGATGAAACGGAAAGTATTGCCATTGTGGACGAGCTTTATCGCTTGGCGGGGATTTATAATACCTGTATCATATGCGTGCTACACTTCGTACCGAATGGTATTAAACTCCGTGGGCATATCGGCTCAGAATTGCAGCGCAAAGCAGCTGGAATTCTTTCCATAGAGAAAGATGATAATCCCGAATACTCGGTCGTAAAAGCATTGAAAGTCCGTGACGGAAGTCCGTTGGACGTACCGATGATGCTTTTCGGCTGGGATAAGGCAGAGGACATGCACGTCTATCGTGGCGAGAAGTCTAAAGAGGACAAGGAAAAGCGCAAGACTGAAGAACTCATTGCCGTTGTCAAAGAAGCCTTCCGAAATTCTTTCAAGCTCACTTACCAAGAACTTTGTGAGGTTCTGATGCGCGAAATGGAAATCAAGGACAGAACTGCAAAGAAATACATCGCCTATATGAAAGAACAACGTATCTTGGCACAAGATACCAATGGTAACTATCAAAAAGGAGAACTATGCCGTACATAG
- a CDS encoding DUF1896 domain-containing protein, whose protein sequence is MKENNKQELSYFRLKLRSYMSEHHPERLHDTEFITTRADMALTAYCDAVAQGFTHLEAESIASEVLYHGLHFSKYDTLVSVLENEFERELPTPLPEKLAPILLSNKAIQATFDKFGLTDTLASDEQYDRLYTELTGTIVLLIESNNLPTVRLTEEASPKTL, encoded by the coding sequence ATGAAAGAGAACAACAAACAGGAACTTTCCTACTTTCGGTTGAAATTAAGAAGTTATATGAGTGAGCATCACCCCGAAAGATTGCACGACACAGAGTTTATCACCACACGAGCAGACATGGCTCTAACTGCTTACTGCGATGCCGTGGCGCAAGGTTTTACGCACCTCGAAGCAGAGAGCATAGCAAGTGAGGTATTGTATCACGGTTTGCACTTTTCCAAGTACGACACGCTTGTTTCCGTCTTGGAGAACGAGTTTGAGAGGGAACTGCCTACACCACTCCCTGAGAAGCTCGCACCCATATTGTTGTCGAACAAGGCTATTCAAGCCACATTCGACAAGTTCGGTTTGACGGACACATTGGCTTCTGACGAGCAATACGACCGTCTTTACACCGAACTCACAGGCACGATAGTGCTGCTCATCGAGAGCAACAACCTGCCAACGGTCAGACTGACGGAGGAAGCAAGCCCGAAGACGTTGTAA
- a CDS encoding helix-turn-helix domain-containing protein — protein MKLIIIDRKAWERHCSEFADFIHSIEQLIGNPPEKDEWLDNEAVCRRLGISKRTLQSYRDTGKIPFSMIGHKCYYKESDITDLLNANNE, from the coding sequence ATGAAACTCATTATCATCGACCGCAAAGCGTGGGAGCGGCACTGCTCCGAATTTGCAGACTTTATCCACAGTATCGAACAACTCATCGGCAATCCGCCCGAAAAGGACGAATGGCTCGACAACGAAGCTGTATGTCGCAGACTCGGTATCAGCAAGCGTACCCTGCAATCATACCGAGATACGGGAAAAATCCCTTTCTCAATGATTGGACACAAGTGTTATTACAAGGAGAGCGACATCACGGATTTACTGAACGCAAACAATGAATGA
- a CDS encoding DUF3408 domain-containing protein, producing MARIDEQRKQRLEQALRDMGNYGVKLRKPEELPDFDQPIDYEEEKKRFEPVKVEEQNDKESHKDYSQPSYQETELSPTERATSIEENYQRMGKTKDRKQLSEFQGKYLQPFRNSHRKAVYVSEETQRKLDFVVRKIGEQGASVSGYVEQVLREHLNQYKDDVERWRKL from the coding sequence ATGGCAAGAATAGATGAACAAAGGAAACAACGTCTGGAACAAGCCCTTCGAGATATGGGCAATTATGGCGTTAAGCTCCGCAAGCCCGAAGAGTTGCCCGATTTTGACCAGCCGATAGATTATGAAGAGGAAAAGAAAAGATTTGAGCCTGTTAAAGTTGAGGAACAAAATGACAAGGAGAGTCACAAGGACTATTCTCAACCGTCCTATCAAGAAACAGAGTTGTCACCAACGGAAAGGGCTACTTCTATCGAAGAGAATTATCAACGAATGGGAAAAACAAAGGACAGGAAGCAATTATCCGAGTTTCAGGGGAAATATCTCCAGCCCTTTCGCAACAGCCACCGCAAAGCCGTGTATGTATCAGAGGAAACTCAACGAAAGTTGGACTTCGTGGTGAGGAAAATCGGTGAGCAGGGAGCAAGCGTTTCAGGATATGTGGAGCAGGTGCTTCGAGAACATCTCAACCAATACAAAGATGATGTGGAAAGATGGCGGAAACTCTGA
- a CDS encoding site-specific integrase has protein sequence MARSTFKTLFYINRSKEKKNGKCPIMGRITIDGEQVQYSTGKEIAPELWDSRKGRCKGIGEETKEINRYLQTKEEQAKAKYQELVWQRGYITAKLLKRELMEEDKPKGFLMEEAQLFIEEKRPCVGITVAKPTFTNYIYAAQLIESYLRERLGLEDIRYSSLDYGFIEGMDFYLKSERNLSLATIQVAVIFLRKLIGIGQQKKYIRIDPFVDYKVELPHRTRRYLTTEELQRVLQTPIIDKQFERARQLFLFCAFTGLARVDMQRLKPKHIIRNADGTEEIRIKRQKTDVEAIIPLLPIANQILSLYIKDKKADDLIFPNLTIRKASFACVNIGQICRIDKGLTFHMARHTFSTTICLSNGISMETLSKMLGHSNIGTTQIYGKITDHKIQEDMTALTHREHSAFEGYCESIARQNVPLQQA, from the coding sequence ATGGCACGAAGTACATTCAAGACACTCTTTTATATTAATCGCTCCAAAGAGAAAAAGAACGGCAAATGCCCGATTATGGGGCGCATCACCATAGACGGAGAACAGGTACAATACAGCACGGGAAAGGAAATCGCTCCCGAACTTTGGGACAGTCGTAAGGGACGGTGCAAAGGTATAGGCGAAGAAACAAAGGAAATCAACCGCTACTTGCAAACCAAAGAGGAACAAGCCAAAGCGAAGTATCAAGAATTAGTCTGGCAACGTGGCTATATCACCGCTAAGTTGCTGAAGCGTGAACTCATGGAAGAAGACAAGCCCAAAGGTTTTCTTATGGAGGAAGCCCAACTATTTATTGAGGAAAAGCGTCCTTGTGTGGGAATAACGGTTGCCAAGCCGACCTTTACCAACTACATCTATGCAGCACAGCTTATCGAGTCCTATCTGCGTGAACGCTTGGGGCTGGAGGATATTCGCTACTCATCGCTTGACTATGGTTTTATCGAAGGGATGGACTTCTACCTTAAATCAGAGCGCAACCTTTCTCTTGCCACTATTCAGGTAGCGGTCATCTTCCTTAGAAAACTCATCGGCATCGGACAGCAGAAGAAATACATTCGCATCGATCCATTTGTGGATTACAAGGTGGAACTACCACACCGAACACGCAGGTATCTCACAACAGAAGAACTGCAACGAGTACTACAAACGCCCATTATTGACAAGCAGTTTGAACGTGCAAGGCAGCTATTTCTTTTCTGTGCCTTTACTGGTCTGGCTCGTGTAGATATGCAACGGCTCAAACCGAAGCATATCATCCGTAATGCAGATGGCACAGAGGAAATCCGCATCAAAAGGCAGAAAACAGACGTGGAAGCCATCATTCCACTCCTGCCCATTGCCAACCAAATCCTTTCGCTTTATATCAAGGACAAGAAAGCAGACGACTTGATATTCCCCAATCTCACAATAAGGAAAGCATCCTTTGCATGTGTGAACATCGGGCAGATATGCCGGATAGATAAGGGCTTGACCTTTCACATGGCTCGCCACACATTCTCAACCACGATTTGCCTTTCCAATGGTATTTCGATGGAAACGCTCAGCAAGATGCTCGGACACAGCAATATCGGTACGACACAAATTTACGGAAAGATAACCGACCATAAGATACAAGAGGATATGACCGCACTCACTCATAGAGAGCATTCAGCCTTTGAAGGTTATTGTGAGTCGATAGCACGGCAGAACGTTCCATTGCAACAAGCATAA
- a CDS encoding site-specific integrase — translation MKENKLKVSFFVQAKRTDKKGLVPVIGRISVGRTHSGFSTKCKTPLALWDSRKQRLIGKSSMAVSVNQKLGECTALIHARFHELCEREESFTATDVRDAYQGQIHCQALLLESFGEYLTQTKERIGIDRALKTFKLRTYQLSLLREYVQKKHKVSDIPLSQLDKSFIEGFEYYLTIDRRLKRSSISSTLSTLQTIVRIAVKKGALDFYPFLGYSYERPKGEPRSITQEELERIIELKIEWKNYRIVRDLFVFSCFSGLAISDVRNLREENIVLEEGELCIKGRRMKTKTPYRVQVLPPAQTIMNRYRGIRAGFVFDVPTTDVILNGMHYIQRNIGMKTPLTFHMARHTFASLITLSAGVPIETVSRMLGHTNLRTTQVYAAVSSERIHRDMQIVQQRIQDTFTLKL, via the coding sequence ATGAAAGAAAACAAACTTAAAGTATCGTTCTTCGTTCAGGCGAAACGAACCGACAAGAAAGGACTTGTGCCTGTCATTGGGCGAATCTCCGTTGGCAGAACCCATTCGGGCTTCTCCACCAAGTGTAAGACTCCGCTCGCTCTTTGGGACAGCCGTAAGCAACGGCTCATCGGTAAGAGCAGCATGGCTGTGTCCGTCAATCAGAAACTCGGCGAATGCACCGCACTCATCCACGCACGCTTTCATGAACTCTGTGAAAGAGAAGAATCTTTTACCGCCACAGACGTGAGGGATGCCTATCAGGGGCAAATCCACTGTCAAGCCTTGCTCTTGGAGAGTTTCGGGGAGTATCTCACACAGACAAAGGAGCGCATAGGCATTGATAGAGCTTTAAAGACATTCAAACTCCGTACCTACCAGCTATCCCTGCTTCGTGAGTATGTGCAGAAGAAGCACAAGGTAAGCGACATTCCTCTTTCACAGCTGGACAAGTCCTTTATCGAGGGCTTCGAGTATTATCTCACCATCGACCGCAGACTGAAACGCAGCAGCATATCCAGTACCTTATCCACCTTGCAGACCATCGTCCGCATAGCGGTAAAGAAAGGTGCGCTGGACTTCTATCCGTTCTTGGGCTACAGTTACGAGCGACCAAAAGGCGAACCGAGAAGCATTACGCAGGAAGAACTTGAGCGCATCATCGAGTTGAAGATTGAATGGAAGAACTATCGTATTGTTCGTGATTTGTTCGTCTTCTCCTGCTTTTCAGGGCTTGCCATCTCCGATGTCCGCAATCTCAGAGAGGAAAACATCGTCCTTGAAGAGGGTGAACTCTGCATCAAGGGCAGGCGAATGAAAACCAAAACTCCGTATCGTGTACAGGTGCTTCCCCCTGCGCAGACTATCATGAATCGTTATAGAGGGATAAGGGCAGGCTTTGTCTTTGACGTTCCAACCACCGACGTTATCCTCAATGGCATGCACTATATACAGCGAAATATCGGTATGAAAACTCCGCTGACCTTTCACATGGCAAGACACACCTTTGCATCGCTTATCACGCTTTCGGCAGGTGTACCTATTGAAACGGTGAGCCGTATGCTCGGACACACCAACCTGAGAACAACACAGGTATATGCAGCGGTTTCCTCCGAAAGAATACATAGGGATATGCAGATAGTGCAGCAGCGAATACAAGATACATTCACCCTAAAACTTTGA
- a CDS encoding helix-turn-helix domain-containing protein: MAENEIITQEDPQMQLFAQLMEGILKKLERYCSTARPMLGGEVYLTGEEVCSLLRLSTRTLQDYRDSGTIAYCKIGGKILYRQSDIQAMLERHYNAIPKKLWQE, from the coding sequence ATGGCGGAGAATGAAATCATTACGCAGGAAGACCCTCAGATGCAGTTGTTTGCACAACTGATGGAGGGCATCTTAAAGAAACTGGAGCGTTATTGTTCTACAGCCCGACCGATGTTAGGCGGAGAGGTTTACCTCACTGGCGAGGAGGTTTGCAGTCTGTTACGTCTGAGTACCCGCACACTTCAGGACTATCGGGACAGCGGAACGATAGCCTACTGCAAAATCGGAGGCAAGATACTTTACAGGCAAAGCGACATACAAGCTATGCTCGAAAGACATTATAACGCAATACCCAAGAAATTATGGCAAGAATAG
- a CDS encoding Abi family protein, with translation MRYEKKPIDTSEQVKKLCDRGLNIGDEKLASQYLYNISYYRLRAYTYPFQNNGKGANHEFLRKDISFQDVIDLYCFDRRLRSLIFNAIEKIEVALRTRIALTYSVDENDAFWFLNHKLYFHHDKFIALTHPVVGDLMKEVKRSNEDFIAHYYQKYSEPAFPPAWMTLEVVSMGTLSKLFFALDKNNPSSKTICRDLGLYNVDILKNWMHGLSSLRNTCAHHSRVWNRRFTIGLKFPYRTNYPFLSKQEAATIRDNKLFAYLSVILYLQQIISPDSSFRKSLLTLLDKSPKLVVLKDMGFPEKWREYSLWK, from the coding sequence ATGAGGTACGAAAAGAAGCCCATAGACACATCTGAGCAGGTTAAAAAGCTATGCGATCGAGGACTTAATATTGGAGACGAAAAACTTGCGTCCCAATATCTTTATAACATAAGTTATTATAGATTACGAGCATACACATACCCTTTTCAAAATAATGGGAAAGGTGCTAATCACGAATTTCTGAGAAAGGACATTTCTTTTCAAGATGTGATAGACCTTTATTGTTTTGATAGGCGTTTACGCTCTTTAATCTTCAATGCCATTGAAAAAATCGAGGTGGCATTAAGAACAAGAATCGCCTTAACTTATTCCGTTGATGAAAATGACGCCTTTTGGTTTCTCAATCATAAGTTATACTTTCACCACGATAAGTTTATCGCATTGACACACCCTGTTGTAGGGGATTTAATGAAAGAGGTCAAGCGAAGTAATGAGGATTTTATAGCTCATTATTATCAAAAATATAGCGAACCTGCTTTTCCGCCAGCGTGGATGACCTTAGAGGTTGTTTCTATGGGAACATTGAGTAAGTTGTTTTTTGCTTTGGATAAGAATAATCCTTCTAGTAAAACAATTTGCAGGGATTTGGGACTATACAATGTCGATATTCTGAAGAATTGGATGCATGGTTTATCGTCTTTACGCAATACTTGTGCCCATCATAGTCGTGTATGGAATCGCCGCTTTACAATAGGCTTGAAGTTTCCTTATAGAACGAATTATCCTTTCTTGTCAAAGCAAGAAGCTGCAACGATAAGGGACAATAAGTTGTTTGCCTACTTATCAGTAATTTTGTATTTGCAGCAAATAATCAGTCCTGATAGCTCATTTAGAAAGAGTTTGCTCACCCTATTGGACAAATCTCCCAAATTGGTAGTTTTGAAAGACATGGGCTTTCCTGAAAAATGGAGAGAATACTCTTTGTGGAAATAA